The following proteins are co-located in the Flavobacteriales bacterium genome:
- a CDS encoding F0F1 ATP synthase subunit epsilon translates to MKLKVLLPYRVFLETENVKRMVAETTNGSYGFLPHRLDCSAKLRPGIFMYETMDGEEHFLAMDEGIFVKTGMEVTVSSRRVVGGTDLGKLHETVEQEFMELDENERSIRAVMAKLEVDFIQSMEKMRKGQSS, encoded by the coding sequence ATGAAATTGAAGGTACTGCTTCCGTACCGTGTGTTCTTGGAAACAGAGAATGTGAAGCGCATGGTGGCGGAGACCACAAACGGTTCGTACGGGTTTTTGCCACATCGGCTCGATTGCAGCGCCAAGTTGCGCCCCGGCATCTTCATGTATGAGACCATGGACGGTGAGGAACATTTCCTCGCGATGGATGAAGGCATTTTCGTCAAGACGGGAATGGAAGTGACAGTCTCATCAAGGCGTGTGGTAGGCGGAACCGATCTTGGGAAACTGCACGAGACCGTTGAGCAGGAATTCATGGAACTGGATGAGAACGAGCGTAGCATCCGCGCGGTGATGGCCAAATTGGAGGTCGATTTCATCCAGAGCATGGAGAAAATGAGAAAAGGTCAGTCGTCATGA
- a CDS encoding F0F1 ATP synthase subunit beta produces the protein MMEKPSVNSEKGTVVSIHGSIVDVRFEEHLPPVRTVLRSGEEKEVVMEVLAQLDAHHVRGIALTPTEGLSRGMEVNTEEMPLQVPVGKELLGRMFDVFGKTIDHGPELPEMEMRSVHQSPPSLAKHATGSEIFVTGIKAIDVLVPLERGGKAGLFGGAGVGKTVLLTEMIHNLVGHHHGVSMFCGIGERCREGHELYHDMKQAGVLDNMVMMFGQMNESPGARFRVGHAAMTMAEYFRDDEHRDVLLLIDNIFRFIQAGMEVSGLMGQMPSRLGYQPTMGTELSRLQERIANTDTGAITSIQAVYVPADDLTDPAAVHTFSHLSASIVLSRKKASEGLYPAIDFLQSGSKMATPGIIGQRHYTIAQEIRHTLAQYEELKDIIAMLGLEQLSTEDRNTVNRARRLERFLTQPFFTTEQFSSYKGRDVQLEDALSGCERILADEFKEVPESAFYMIGNIEEALTRK, from the coding sequence ATGATGGAAAAACCATCTGTGAACAGTGAGAAAGGAACCGTTGTATCCATACACGGGAGCATTGTTGATGTACGATTTGAGGAGCATCTGCCTCCCGTGCGTACCGTTCTGCGTTCGGGAGAAGAAAAGGAGGTCGTCATGGAAGTGTTGGCTCAGTTGGATGCTCATCATGTACGAGGTATTGCCTTAACGCCTACCGAAGGGCTGTCTCGTGGCATGGAGGTGAACACCGAGGAAATGCCGCTACAGGTTCCTGTGGGAAAGGAGCTTTTGGGCCGCATGTTCGATGTGTTCGGAAAAACGATCGATCACGGGCCCGAACTGCCTGAGATGGAAATGCGGAGCGTTCACCAGTCCCCACCTTCGTTGGCCAAGCACGCCACGGGTTCGGAGATCTTCGTAACAGGCATCAAAGCCATCGATGTGTTGGTTCCGCTGGAACGGGGAGGAAAGGCCGGTCTGTTCGGTGGGGCAGGTGTTGGCAAGACCGTACTTCTGACGGAAATGATCCACAACTTGGTGGGACATCACCACGGAGTGAGCATGTTCTGCGGCATCGGGGAGCGCTGCCGCGAAGGGCACGAACTCTATCACGATATGAAGCAAGCGGGCGTGCTCGACAATATGGTAATGATGTTCGGACAGATGAACGAATCGCCTGGTGCTCGGTTCCGTGTCGGCCATGCCGCCATGACCATGGCTGAATATTTTCGAGATGATGAACACCGCGATGTGCTGTTGCTCATTGACAACATCTTCCGCTTCATTCAGGCAGGAATGGAGGTTTCAGGACTCATGGGGCAGATGCCATCGCGCCTTGGCTATCAACCCACCATGGGAACGGAACTTTCGCGCCTACAGGAACGCATAGCGAATACTGATACGGGCGCCATCACCTCCATACAGGCGGTGTATGTTCCGGCAGATGACCTGACCGACCCCGCAGCGGTGCATACGTTCTCGCATCTTTCGGCCTCCATTGTGCTGTCGCGAAAAAAGGCCAGCGAAGGGCTCTATCCGGCCATCGACTTCCTTCAGTCGGGTTCGAAGATGGCCACACCGGGCATTATCGGGCAACGGCATTACACCATTGCGCAGGAGATACGCCACACCTTGGCGCAGTACGAGGAATTGAAGGACATCATTGCTATGCTCGGATTGGAACAACTTTCCACAGAGGACAGGAACACTGTGAACCGAGCAAGACGGTTGGAACGCTTCCTGACGCAGCCGTTCTTTACCACAGAGCAGTTCAGTAGCTACAAGGGCCGGGATGTACAATTGGAAGATGCTTTGAGCGGTTGCGAGCGTATTCTGGCCGATGAATTCAAGGAGGTGCCCGAAAGCGCATTCTACATGATCGGGAACATTGAAGAGGCGTTGACCAGAAAATGA